Proteins found in one bacterium genomic segment:
- a CDS encoding PAS domain S-box protein: protein MLSIIISIISQSRRFSTGQVYRRAGGAEGCVGCVVLALLCLAIMVQPVPLFGGVQADHGQESLALNAADGWAGGTIPGNYQLERERLKSARVAPDEHSGVFSGQNVMTEYWPWLAVVGLFLVLLGVFILRLNQKRRAAVEHWKTEIAQERRAKRALHESEAKFRAISTSAEDAIVIMDNDGNVSYWNEAAQAMFGYEAGEVLGKDLHHTLAPVEYHEAYEKGFARFKHTGKGAAVGKTLELHGLRKDGTRFPVELSMSSVQIQDKWCAVGIIRDITERKKAEAALKESNATYKTFFEANPEGMLIIDSQTREVIRANPAFCETLGYGEKELQGINISDIRPPDAASSLLCEFEARAIGQKAHEKDIPFLRKDGTIIYADLDLVVTEVVRKKRTVVFFRDTTEQKILRTQLLQAQKLESIGQLAAGIAHEINTPTQYVGDNVSFLQDGFTDLNRLLSEYDSLLGTLQDGATSPELVAKIRSLAQEVDAEYLSQEIPQAIAQALEGIERISSIVHAMKQFAHPPAEEKVATNINKAIENTITVSRNEWKYVAEMATELDPDLPLVECLPGEINQVILNIIVNAAHAIGDVVGDGSNGKGKITISTRQEGDIVEIRISDTGGGIPDEIRGRIFDPFFTTKEVGKGTGQGLTIARSVVVDKHGGTIDIQSEKGHGTTFVIGLPISSEQKEHNKE, encoded by the coding sequence ATGCTCTCAATTATTATCAGTATTATCAGTCAGTCGAGGCGATTTAGCACTGGGCAAGTGTATCGGCGGGCCGGCGGGGCTGAAGGCTGCGTGGGTTGTGTTGTCTTGGCATTGCTGTGCCTCGCGATAATGGTGCAGCCAGTGCCCCTATTCGGTGGGGTGCAGGCGGACCATGGGCAGGAGAGTCTTGCGCTCAACGCGGCCGACGGATGGGCGGGCGGGACAATCCCAGGCAACTATCAATTAGAGCGCGAGCGCCTCAAATCGGCACGGGTTGCGCCGGACGAGCACAGTGGAGTGTTTTCGGGGCAGAATGTCATGACGGAGTACTGGCCGTGGTTGGCGGTCGTTGGCCTGTTTCTTGTCTTGTTAGGCGTGTTTATCCTCCGACTTAACCAAAAGCGTCGTGCGGCGGTTGAACATTGGAAAACGGAGATTGCTCAGGAGAGGCGAGCCAAGCGCGCGCTGCACGAGAGTGAAGCGAAGTTCCGCGCGATCTCGACGTCGGCAGAAGACGCGATTGTTATAATGGATAATGACGGGAACGTGAGTTATTGGAATGAGGCGGCGCAGGCCATGTTTGGCTATGAAGCAGGTGAGGTTCTTGGCAAGGATTTGCACCACACTCTTGCGCCGGTGGAGTATCACGAAGCGTACGAAAAAGGATTTGCCAGGTTCAAGCACACTGGGAAGGGGGCGGCAGTGGGAAAGACGCTTGAGCTTCATGGTTTGCGAAAAGACGGCACCAGGTTCCCGGTTGAGCTCTCGATGTCTTCGGTCCAGATCCAGGACAAATGGTGCGCTGTGGGCATTATTAGAGACATTACCGAGCGCAAGAAGGCGGAAGCTGCCCTGAAGGAGTCGAATGCTACCTACAAGACGTTTTTTGAGGCCAACCCCGAGGGAATGCTCATAATTGATTCACAGACGAGAGAGGTCATTCGCGCCAACCCAGCCTTCTGCGAGACCCTTGGATATGGCGAGAAAGAGCTGCAAGGGATTAACATCAGCGACATTCGTCCGCCAGACGCCGCGAGCTCTCTGCTCTGCGAGTTTGAGGCCAGGGCCATTGGACAAAAGGCGCATGAGAAGGACATTCCGTTCCTGCGAAAAGACGGCACCATCATTTATGCGGACTTGGACCTGGTTGTCACGGAGGTCGTGCGAAAGAAGCGCACCGTGGTCTTTTTCAGGGACACCACGGAACAGAAGATTCTTAGAACGCAGCTTTTGCAGGCTCAGAAGCTCGAGTCGATCGGTCAATTGGCGGCAGGCATCGCGCACGAGATCAATACACCCACTCAGTACGTAGGCGACAACGTATCGTTTCTCCAAGATGGGTTCACAGACCTCAATAGGCTGCTGAGTGAATACGACAGCCTATTGGGGACGCTTCAGGACGGAGCTACATCGCCCGAACTTGTTGCGAAGATTCGCTCCCTCGCCCAGGAGGTTGATGCGGAGTATCTGAGCCAGGAAATCCCCCAGGCCATAGCGCAAGCCCTTGAGGGCATCGAGCGGATATCTAGCATCGTCCACGCGATGAAGCAGTTTGCCCATCCTCCCGCCGAGGAGAAGGTCGCGACAAACATCAACAAGGCGATCGAAAACACTATCACCGTGTCGCGCAACGAGTGGAAATACGTTGCGGAGATGGCAACGGAGCTTGACCCGGACCTGCCGCTTGTTGAGTGTTTGCCTGGTGAGATCAACCAGGTGATCCTAAACATCATAGTCAACGCGGCCCACGCGATCGGGGACGTTGTTGGTGATGGGTCGAACGGCAAGGGCAAGATCACTATCTCGACCAGACAAGAGGGTGATATTGTAGAGATTCGCATCAGCGACACAGGCGGGGGTATCCCAGATGAGATCAGGGGCAGGATATTCGACCCGTTCTTCACGACCAAAGAGGTCGGCAAGGGGACTGGACAGGGCTTGACGATTGCTCGCTCCGTTGTCGTAGATAAACACGGAGGGACGATCGACATCCAGTCGGAGAAGGGCCATGGCACTACCTTCGTCATCGGTCTGCCGATCAGTTCAGAGCAGAAAGAGCACAACAAGGAGTAG
- a CDS encoding response regulator, which translates to MMRRILFVDDEPRVLEGLRRMLHSLRGEWDMEFAQSGQEALESLDTKEFDVIVSDMRMPAMDGAELLSKVRDRHPQIARIVLSGQSDSETILRSVEPAHQYLSKPCDAATMKSTIDRTLALRELISNDVLQTLVTMMESLPCLPSIYTKLMQELRSPSPSINKIGQIISSDVSMTAKILQLVNSAFFGVSHHISGPTQAVNLLGLQTVRALVLVVRVFSQFKGNKQIEHLVEELWKHSIVVGSAAKSIASAENAARDILDDAFMAGLLHDVGKLVLATNLPDQYARAMKLAQEGDMSVVSAEREVFGAAHPDVGAYLLGLWGLPDPIVEAVAFHHRPSDSRAAQFATLTAVHVANAMEHQVRSGKGCVEGEIDLSHLSDIGLSDRLDAWRATSIQITDKENDNA; encoded by the coding sequence ATGATGCGACGAATCCTTTTCGTGGATGACGAGCCACGCGTTCTTGAGGGGCTTCGGCGAATGTTACACAGCTTGCGTGGCGAGTGGGACATGGAGTTCGCCCAAAGTGGTCAGGAGGCCCTGGAGTCGCTAGACACAAAGGAATTCGATGTCATCGTCAGCGATATGCGCATGCCGGCGATGGACGGCGCCGAGCTGCTGAGTAAAGTTCGAGATAGACATCCCCAGATTGCGCGAATCGTGTTGTCCGGGCAGTCCGACAGCGAGACAATCCTTCGCTCGGTCGAGCCGGCGCACCAATATCTTTCAAAACCGTGCGATGCGGCAACTATGAAAAGTACGATAGACCGCACGCTTGCGCTGAGGGAGCTTATTTCGAACGATGTTCTTCAGACACTAGTTACGATGATGGAATCGCTGCCCTGCTTACCCTCAATCTATACTAAGCTCATGCAGGAGCTCAGATCGCCATCTCCCTCGATCAATAAGATCGGTCAGATAATTTCTAGCGACGTCAGCATGACAGCGAAGATATTGCAGCTGGTCAATTCCGCGTTTTTTGGGGTCAGTCACCATATCTCTGGCCCCACACAGGCGGTGAACCTGCTCGGCCTTCAGACGGTCCGAGCGCTGGTCCTGGTGGTTCGCGTCTTCTCGCAGTTCAAGGGTAACAAGCAGATAGAACACCTCGTTGAAGAGCTGTGGAAGCATTCCATAGTTGTGGGATCGGCTGCCAAGTCGATAGCCAGTGCGGAAAATGCGGCCAGAGATATCTTGGACGACGCTTTTATGGCCGGGCTCCTTCACGATGTCGGAAAGCTCGTTCTGGCCACGAATCTCCCTGACCAGTATGCTAGGGCCATGAAGCTAGCGCAAGAAGGAGACATGTCCGTGGTAAGCGCAGAGCGGGAGGTCTTCGGGGCGGCGCATCCGGACGTGGGCGCCTACTTGCTTGGCCTTTGGGGCCTGCCTGACCCCATTGTCGAGGCGGTTGCCTTCCATCACCGGCCGAGCGATAGCCGGGCTGCGCAGTTCGCGACTCTTACGGCGGTGCATGTGGCAAACGCCATGGAACATCAGGTGCGATCGGGCAAGGGATGCGTTGAGGGCGAGATCGACCTGTCGCACCTTTCGGATATCGGGCTTTCGGACCGGCTTGACGCATGGCGAGCCACATCGATTCAAATAACGGATAAGGAGAATGACAATGCCTGA
- a CDS encoding radical SAM protein has translation MPVQQADVLFITCSYSKKEARTRQIIKTYTPPLGFAMLAASLLKHGISASIVDALALELTEDEVLARVSAIKPKVIGFTSITSLFGPNRRLAALVRSRFPEVLIVLGGHHAATFKEKLLAESPEFDIIVYPEGEIPLLGLVEAFAAANWDKEAFLADAATLSKIPGIVFRRRLEPPIATHRPPLIMDLDTLPFPARHLLPMKRYVPLPHQYSRLPAVHIMGSRGCPYNCAYCNNTAVMGRTLRLRSPENIVSEICELKRDYGAREIFFWDDTMTTNKKWLLRLCEILIAEKVDVTWSAATRIDSVDPGLLEVMRRSGCWRLFYGIETGIQSLLDLLNKHTRLEQARDAIRWTNEAGIETTASFMIAIPGETPKMAKETIKFALEINPTYADFHVTTPFPGTKIFEEAHKYGRLNMDFSRYDCYEPVFVPFAYRDEEEIRKMLLLAKRSFYFRPSYVLRKLAKVRSWGDLCRIFKGFIALMAFLARSKRFQRTPQ, from the coding sequence ATGCCTGTCCAGCAGGCCGACGTTCTGTTCATAACGTGCAGCTATTCCAAGAAAGAGGCGCGAACAAGGCAGATAATAAAAACATACACGCCGCCTCTTGGCTTCGCGATGCTCGCGGCGTCCCTGCTAAAGCACGGTATCTCCGCCAGCATCGTTGACGCCCTGGCCCTCGAGCTTACGGAAGATGAGGTCCTTGCGAGAGTCTCTGCCATCAAGCCGAAAGTCATAGGGTTCACTTCGATCACGTCGCTGTTCGGCCCGAACCGGCGGCTGGCAGCGCTGGTGAGGTCCCGGTTCCCCGAAGTCCTTATCGTCCTCGGCGGGCATCATGCAGCAACGTTCAAGGAGAAGCTGCTGGCCGAATCGCCAGAGTTTGACATTATCGTCTATCCCGAGGGCGAGATACCTCTTTTAGGGCTGGTCGAGGCATTTGCCGCTGCCAATTGGGACAAAGAGGCATTCCTAGCGGACGCGGCGACTCTGTCCAAGATACCGGGCATCGTCTTTCGCAGACGTTTAGAACCTCCGATTGCGACCCACAGGCCCCCGCTCATCATGGACCTCGACACCCTCCCGTTCCCTGCCAGGCATTTGCTGCCGATGAAAAGGTATGTGCCGCTGCCGCACCAGTACAGCCGGCTTCCGGCGGTTCACATAATGGGCAGCAGGGGCTGTCCTTACAACTGCGCTTACTGCAACAACACGGCCGTCATGGGAAGGACGCTGAGGCTCAGGAGCCCGGAGAACATCGTCAGCGAGATATGCGAGCTCAAGCGCGACTACGGTGCGAGGGAGATATTCTTCTGGGACGACACGATGACCACCAACAAAAAATGGCTGCTGAGGCTCTGCGAGATTCTGATCGCGGAGAAAGTCGATGTTACCTGGTCAGCAGCGACGAGGATTGATTCGGTTGACCCGGGCCTACTGGAGGTGATGCGCCGCTCTGGCTGTTGGCGGTTGTTTTATGGGATCGAGACCGGCATCCAGAGCCTTCTTGACCTGCTGAACAAACACACAAGGCTTGAACAGGCTCGGGATGCTATCAGGTGGACGAACGAAGCGGGCATAGAGACAACGGCCTCGTTCATGATAGCGATTCCTGGGGAGACGCCCAAGATGGCCAAGGAGACGATTAAGTTCGCACTAGAGATAAACCCCACCTATGCGGATTTCCACGTAACTACGCCGTTCCCCGGCACCAAGATATTTGAGGAGGCGCACAAGTACGGAAGGCTGAATATGGATTTCTCTCGTTACGATTGCTACGAGCCGGTCTTCGTGCCCTTCGCTTACAGGGACGAGGAGGAGATACGCAAGATGCTCTTGCTGGCCAAGCGCTCCTTCTACTTCAGGCCGTCTTATGTCCTGCGGAAGCTTGCCAAGGTTCGTTCATGGGGCGACTTATGTCGAATCTTCAAGGGGTTCATTGCGCTGATGGCGTTCCTTGCCAGGAGCAAGCGATTTCAGAGGACACCTCAGTGA
- a CDS encoding PAS domain S-box protein gives MRDIGNARARTMVEPSLQNFLDAIQDGIGIMDSQFNIVRVNRSMGKMYSSKAPLVGSKCYEVYQQRDSPCPFCPARSTLETGELQTAVVPYPSEKEPTGWIELSAFPLKDSNGDVIGVIEHVKDITKRKRAEEALRASEERFRAMFETVSSGIAVYEAVDDGKDFVFKDFNRAGEEMEDVSRKDVIGRRVTECFPGVMELGLLEVFQRVWSTGVPAHFPIGLYRDERITGWRENRVYKLPSGEIVSIYNDITKRKRAEESLRASKERLQLALEGADMSTWHWDVQTGQLSSGVGWPSTLGYLRGEIRRHVRSWEELIHPEDAARRAETLRAHLDGKTPFYEAQYRVRGKSGEYRWIASRGRVVSRDENGAPIRMAGSNLDITERKRAEDALRASEELYRAVFENTGTAMLIVEGDTTVWMANSEWEKLSGYSKDAIEGKMSWTVFVAPEDLERMKGYNVARRSLSGEAPRQYEFHFVRKDGDIRDILLNVDLIPGTSRSVVALLDITEHKQAEERLLEAQKMEAIGRLAGGVAHDFNNILTAIIGNLDLVSMDMPESDPCLEDIKEVRAAAISASDLTRHLLAFSRKQIIAPKVLNLNNVVRGMNKMLRRLIREDIEIQTYLPPDIPSIKADESQVEQVVLNLALNGRDAMPHGGKLMIETAVVSLDRNYCSKHPYMEPGQYVMLSVTDTGAGMDQETVSHVFEPFFTTKQMGSGTGLGLSTVYGIVKQAGGSISANSVEGKGSCFKAYFPSVEERAVQPKGTEATSGAFEGRGETILVVEDERAVRELVERVLARAGYKVKTCSGAGEAIAVCRELGETTDLLLSDVVMPDMPGNDLADIIRRRYPDLKTLFMSGYAENVIVHRGILDAGVNFINKPFASEELLRKVREVLDS, from the coding sequence GTGCGAGACATCGGCAACGCCAGGGCAAGAACAATGGTCGAACCGTCGTTGCAGAACTTTCTCGACGCGATTCAAGATGGAATTGGCATCATGGACTCGCAATTCAACATTGTGCGAGTCAATCGCTCGATGGGAAAGATGTATTCCAGCAAGGCTCCATTGGTCGGCAGCAAATGTTACGAGGTCTATCAGCAAAGAGACAGCCCCTGTCCCTTCTGCCCGGCGCGCTCAACACTCGAAACAGGCGAACTGCAGACCGCGGTCGTGCCTTATCCCTCAGAGAAAGAGCCTACCGGCTGGATTGAGTTGTCAGCCTTCCCGTTGAAGGACTCAAATGGGGATGTGATTGGCGTAATCGAACACGTGAAGGACATCACGAAGCGCAAGCGGGCGGAGGAGGCTCTGCGGGCGAGTGAGGAGCGTTTCAGGGCAATGTTCGAGACCGTGAGCAGTGGGATCGCTGTATATGAGGCGGTCGATGACGGCAAGGATTTCGTTTTCAAGGACTTCAATCGGGCTGGGGAGGAGATGGAAGATGTATCGAGGAAAGATGTTATCGGCAGAAGGGTAACTGAGTGTTTCCCTGGGGTGATGGAGCTCGGGCTTCTTGAAGTGTTTCAGAGGGTCTGGAGCACAGGAGTGCCGGCGCATTTTCCGATCGGCCTCTATAGGGATGAGAGAATTACCGGGTGGCGCGAGAATCGTGTTTACAAGCTGCCTTCTGGGGAGATTGTTTCGATTTACAATGACATCACGAAGCGCAAGCGGGCGGAGGAGTCGCTTCGGGCGAGCAAGGAGCGGCTTCAACTCGCCCTGGAAGGGGCCGACATGAGCACGTGGCACTGGGATGTGCAGACTGGCCAGCTCAGTTCCGGGGTGGGATGGCCTAGCACCCTTGGATACTTGCGAGGCGAGATCAGGCGGCATGTTAGAAGCTGGGAAGAACTGATCCATCCAGAGGATGCAGCGAGGCGTGCTGAAACCCTACGTGCCCATCTCGATGGAAAGACGCCATTCTATGAGGCGCAATACCGGGTCCGTGGCAAATCGGGTGAGTATCGGTGGATCGCATCCCGCGGCAGAGTGGTCTCTCGAGACGAGAATGGGGCTCCTATCCGGATGGCGGGGAGCAATCTGGACATCACGGAGCGCAAGCGAGCGGAGGATGCCCTGAGAGCGAGCGAGGAGTTGTATCGAGCGGTGTTTGAGAACACTGGGACTGCTATGCTGATCGTTGAGGGGGACACAACGGTCTGGATGGCCAACAGCGAGTGGGAGAAATTGAGCGGTTATTCCAAAGACGCGATCGAGGGGAAAATGAGCTGGACGGTCTTTGTTGCCCCAGAAGACTTGGAGAGAATGAAGGGCTACAACGTCGCGAGGAGATCGTTAAGTGGTGAGGCTCCGAGGCAGTATGAGTTCCACTTCGTCCGCAAAGATGGCGACATCAGAGATATTTTGTTGAACGTTGATTTGATTCCGGGGACTTCAAGGAGCGTTGTTGCATTGTTGGACATAACGGAGCACAAGCAGGCAGAGGAGCGTTTGCTTGAGGCGCAGAAGATGGAGGCGATAGGCCGGCTCGCCGGTGGGGTTGCACATGATTTCAACAACATCTTGACTGCGATCATCGGCAACTTGGACCTAGTGAGCATGGACATGCCTGAGTCAGACCCTTGCCTGGAGGATATCAAGGAGGTGCGGGCCGCAGCGATCAGCGCGAGCGATTTGACGCGGCACCTGTTGGCATTCAGCCGTAAGCAAATAATCGCTCCAAAAGTGTTAAACCTCAATAACGTCGTCCGAGGCATGAACAAGATGTTGAGGCGCCTGATACGAGAGGACATCGAGATACAGACCTACTTGCCGCCGGATATCCCATCCATCAAGGCGGACGAGTCGCAGGTTGAGCAGGTTGTCTTAAACCTTGCTTTGAACGGGAGGGACGCGATGCCGCATGGTGGCAAGCTTATGATAGAGACCGCAGTAGTTTCTCTAGACAGGAATTATTGCAGCAAACACCCTTACATGGAGCCGGGGCAATACGTGATGCTGTCCGTAACGGACACTGGGGCGGGAATGGACCAGGAGACGGTCTCGCACGTTTTTGAGCCGTTTTTCACGACGAAGCAGATGGGCAGTGGCACTGGCCTGGGGCTTTCGACGGTGTATGGGATTGTGAAGCAGGCAGGAGGCAGCATCTCGGCGAACAGCGTGGAGGGCAAGGGGAGTTGTTTCAAGGCGTATTTCCCGTCTGTTGAAGAGAGGGCCGTCCAGCCGAAAGGAACTGAGGCCACATCTGGTGCATTCGAAGGAAGGGGCGAAACGATCCTCGTGGTCGAGGATGAGCGAGCAGTGCGAGAGCTCGTGGAGCGAGTCCTAGCTAGAGCTGGCTACAAGGTCAAGACGTGTTCCGGGGCCGGAGAGGCAATCGCGGTCTGCCGGGAATTGGGGGAAACAACCGACCTGTTGTTGAGCGATGTCGTGATGCCTGACATGCCGGGCAATGACCTGGCGGATATAATCCGCCGCCGGTATCCCGATCTCAAGACATTATTCATGTCCGGCTATGCCGAAAATGTGATTGTCCACAGGGGCATTTTGGACGCGGGAGTGAACTTCATAAATAAGCCTTTTGCCTCGGAGGAGCTGCTCAGGAAAGTGCGCGAAGTGCTGGACAGCTGA
- a CDS encoding radical SAM protein → MKAGSLFDAHPAARAFYRLTKALLTRRQPIYVIYEITDRCNLRCRMCSVWRRANKEDELGLDEIETLASRLYDMGVVVVSLSGGEPFMRDDLPEVARIFKRKGLITRLMTNAVDVSEKKIRAIVEAGIDSISVSLNTLFPEEEAYICRNDSALWEKVVSNMVLFSNIVRKRGSLLIMSTCVSSINVDQLPLLEEFASFIGFRANFMPTELAPKRKPGLRFSDCAPELELSVADRTTFINSMNTLLQRKRRGTVLNSTRFLQEMRKFVLQNGRHCGICDAGTLYFTVDPAGRFSICHEFRPEDSLLSPGFISRFESPRAQDHWRNLRRACPGCMHPCWMEVSNTFRHIWPLAQTASHFAGNYRKRKPITIKEALDFASSLRGRLGRGPRVPAE, encoded by the coding sequence GTGAAAGCAGGCAGCTTATTCGACGCTCATCCCGCTGCAAGGGCTTTTTATCGCCTCACAAAGGCGCTGCTCACGAGGCGCCAGCCCATTTATGTCATCTACGAGATAACCGACCGCTGCAACCTAAGGTGCAGGATGTGCAGCGTTTGGCGCCGCGCCAACAAGGAGGATGAGCTCGGACTAGACGAAATAGAAACGCTAGCGAGCCGGCTCTACGACATGGGCGTAGTTGTGGTGAGCTTGAGCGGTGGCGAGCCGTTCATGCGTGATGATCTTCCCGAGGTCGCACGGATATTCAAGAGAAAGGGCCTGATCACGCGGCTCATGACGAATGCCGTTGATGTGAGTGAAAAGAAGATAAGAGCAATTGTTGAAGCTGGCATTGACTCCATTTCGGTCTCGCTCAATACCCTGTTTCCAGAAGAGGAAGCCTACATCTGCCGGAACGACAGTGCCCTGTGGGAAAAAGTCGTCTCCAACATGGTCCTTTTCTCGAACATTGTGCGAAAACGCGGCTCGCTACTTATCATGTCCACCTGCGTGTCCTCAATCAACGTCGATCAGCTCCCCCTGCTCGAGGAGTTCGCCTCATTTATAGGATTCCGCGCCAATTTCATGCCGACCGAGCTTGCACCCAAGAGAAAGCCCGGCCTGAGGTTCTCCGACTGTGCGCCAGAACTTGAGCTCTCCGTAGCAGACCGAACCACGTTCATCAACTCCATGAACACTCTCCTTCAGCGCAAGAGGCGAGGCACAGTACTCAACTCAACCCGCTTCCTCCAAGAGATGCGAAAGTTCGTCCTGCAAAACGGTCGCCACTGTGGCATCTGCGATGCCGGAACGCTGTACTTCACCGTCGATCCGGCCGGCAGGTTCTCGATATGCCACGAGTTTAGGCCAGAGGATTCACTGTTATCGCCAGGCTTCATATCCCGCTTCGAGTCCCCGAGAGCCCAGGACCACTGGAGAAACCTCAGACGCGCGTGCCCAGGCTGCATGCACCCTTGCTGGATGGAGGTCTCCAACACCTTTCGCCACATCTGGCCACTTGCACAGACGGCGAGCCATTTCGCAGGCAACTACCGCAAGCGAAAGCCAATTACAATCAAGGAAGCGCTCGACTTCGCCTCGTCGTTGAGGGGGCGTCTCGGGCGAGGTCCGAGAGTCCCTGCCGAATAG
- a CDS encoding ATP-binding protein, which produces MRSRAGSSGLTYPVAKRTPKRNTGNMDFREMTNHPLVKRARRIKLEHKIMFLSVAAGIFVWVVYSFVDGWFFFGGSFVDGLIRPGSMRELQKRLFTTASFAAFGVLVSRLLAMRRKAMEATKRAAEALQKSQMRYRLLAENISDVIWVFDIKTKQATYVSPSVTQLLGYSVDEARSLRKRDLFAPASLPGVLEMSSEKIAEQMAKSESSLTFEQEMRRKDRTPVWTETSPSVLNDDSGEPKELIFVMRDISERKQTEERLLQSQKMEAIGRLAGGVAHDFNNILTTIVGNLDIIGSDSSLAGKSRVLVGEVLTAANRASKLTRQLLSFSRQRVTVAEVLNLNDVLRQMNSMLKRLIREDIKIEFDLEKNLASIRADSVQMEQVIMNLAVNARDAMPHGGTLSMRTHSLLFRLRRRTSHGYVDPGAYVVLSVSDTGEGISPASVSHIFEPFYTTKQMGRGTGLGLSTVYHIVEQSSGRLDVMSELGKGTCFKIYLPAVGEDAMRVENVVEVSEPQPVVQGRGETILVVEDELAVMDLIERVLTMAGYDARTAASGGEAMAMAQELGDGVALLLTDVIMPEIQGEELAKIITSRCPSTKVLFMSGYTDDAIEHVSGPAKKKWFISKPFTPDDLLRHVRRVLDG; this is translated from the coding sequence TTGCGGTCTAGAGCGGGGTCTTCAGGCCTTACCTATCCTGTTGCCAAAAGAACTCCAAAACGTAATACTGGTAATATGGACTTCCGGGAGATGACGAACCATCCGCTGGTCAAGAGGGCCAGACGGATCAAGCTTGAACACAAGATAATGTTCTTGTCGGTTGCGGCGGGAATTTTCGTCTGGGTTGTGTATTCCTTTGTTGATGGGTGGTTTTTTTTCGGCGGCTCGTTTGTCGATGGTCTTATACGGCCGGGGTCGATGCGCGAGCTACAGAAGCGGCTGTTCACGACGGCCAGTTTTGCTGCGTTTGGGGTGCTGGTTTCGAGGCTTCTTGCTATGCGCAGGAAGGCTATGGAAGCCACAAAGCGTGCAGCGGAGGCGTTGCAGAAGAGCCAGATGCGTTACAGGCTTCTTGCCGAGAACATATCGGACGTGATCTGGGTGTTTGACATAAAGACAAAGCAAGCTACTTATGTCAGTCCCTCCGTAACGCAGCTGTTGGGTTACTCCGTGGATGAGGCAAGGTCCCTCAGAAAGCGGGACCTCTTCGCTCCTGCTTCGCTGCCAGGCGTTCTGGAGATGAGTTCCGAGAAAATTGCTGAACAGATGGCCAAGAGCGAGTCTTCGCTCACATTCGAGCAGGAGATGCGGCGCAAGGACCGGACGCCTGTCTGGACGGAGACAAGCCCATCTGTCTTGAACGACGACAGCGGCGAGCCCAAAGAGCTTATCTTCGTGATGCGCGACATCTCCGAGCGGAAACAGACGGAGGAGCGGCTGCTTCAATCGCAGAAGATGGAGGCAATTGGCCGGCTGGCCGGAGGCGTTGCCCACGATTTCAACAACATCTTGACGACGATCGTCGGGAACCTTGACATAATAGGGTCTGATTCCTCGCTCGCCGGCAAGTCTCGGGTGCTAGTGGGGGAGGTACTCACCGCTGCGAACCGGGCGAGCAAGCTCACAAGGCAGCTTCTTTCGTTCAGCCGGCAACGTGTAACCGTAGCCGAAGTCCTCAATCTCAATGACGTTCTGAGACAGATGAACTCTATGTTGAAGCGGCTGATACGCGAGGATATCAAGATAGAGTTTGACCTGGAGAAGAATCTTGCCTCGATCAGAGCGGATTCGGTCCAGATGGAGCAAGTTATCATGAACCTTGCCGTCAACGCGAGAGATGCGATGCCTCATGGCGGGACACTCTCTATGAGAACACACTCACTTCTGTTTCGCCTCCGGCGCAGAACGTCGCATGGCTATGTCGATCCCGGGGCCTACGTGGTCCTGTCGGTGTCCGATACCGGCGAGGGGATCTCGCCAGCATCGGTCTCGCACATCTTCGAGCCTTTCTACACTACTAAGCAGATGGGCCGGGGCACAGGTCTGGGTCTGTCCACTGTCTATCATATCGTTGAGCAGTCGAGCGGGCGCCTCGACGTTATGAGCGAGCTGGGGAAAGGGACTTGCTTCAAGATTTATCTGCCTGCTGTTGGTGAGGATGCGATGCGGGTTGAGAACGTTGTGGAGGTCAGCGAGCCGCAGCCGGTAGTTCAGGGGCGAGGTGAGACGATACTGGTGGTTGAAGACGAGCTCGCCGTGATGGACCTCATAGAGCGAGTTCTCACGATGGCGGGCTATGATGCGAGAACTGCCGCATCGGGCGGCGAGGCAATGGCGATGGCCCAGGAGCTCGGCGATGGGGTTGCCCTGCTGCTGACGGACGTGATTATGCCGGAGATTCAGGGCGAGGAGCTTGCCAAGATCATAACGAGCCGCTGTCCGAGCACGAAGGTCCTGTTCATGTCGGGCTACACCGACGACGCCATTGAACACGTCAGCGGGCCTGCGAAAAAGAAGTGGTTCATCAGTAAGCCTTTCACCCCGGATGACCTACTGAGGCACGTCAGAAGAGTGCTCGACGGTTGA